From the Gallaecimonas kandeliae genome, one window contains:
- a CDS encoding IS5 family transposase — MGQAKRTITNWADYNRALVNRGSLTFWMDEAATRHWHCQQHHGGRGRGFEYSDTAIETALMLKGLFDLPLRALEGFINSLFQLMELPLTSPSYSCISKRAKTVNIRYRLPSKGPVAHLVIDATGLKVYGEGEWKQRKYGKEKRRVWRKLHLAVDAQTHEAIAAEVSLENVGDSEVLPGLLNPLRRRIDQVSADGAYDSRACHRLLQRKGAKASIPPRKTAGYWEQGHPRNEAVAALKAGQLAEWKRESGYHQRSKAETAMSRYKQLISPKLSLRDYNGQVAEALAGVKVMNKMLGLGMPVRQVS, encoded by the coding sequence ATGGGTCAGGCTAAACGCACTATCACCAATTGGGCAGACTACAACCGCGCCTTGGTTAACCGAGGCTCATTAACCTTCTGGATGGATGAAGCGGCTACCCGCCATTGGCATTGCCAACAGCATCACGGCGGTCGGGGTCGTGGTTTCGAATACAGCGACACCGCCATCGAGACAGCGCTGATGCTCAAGGGCCTGTTCGACCTGCCGCTGCGTGCCTTGGAAGGCTTTATCAACTCGCTATTCCAGTTGATGGAACTGCCGTTGACCTCGCCCAGTTACAGCTGCATCAGCAAGCGCGCCAAGACGGTCAACATCCGCTACCGCCTGCCCAGCAAGGGCCCAGTTGCCCACCTGGTTATCGACGCCACCGGGCTCAAGGTCTATGGCGAAGGCGAGTGGAAGCAACGCAAGTACGGCAAGGAGAAGCGCCGTGTCTGGCGCAAGCTACACCTGGCCGTCGATGCGCAGACCCATGAGGCTATCGCCGCCGAAGTCAGCCTGGAAAACGTCGGTGATAGCGAGGTACTGCCCGGCCTGCTCAATCCTCTGCGCCGCCGTATCGACCAAGTCAGCGCCGACGGGGCTTACGACAGCAGAGCCTGCCACCGGCTACTGCAAAGAAAAGGCGCCAAAGCCAGCATCCCGCCTCGCAAGACAGCGGGGTACTGGGAGCAAGGTCACCCAAGGAACGAGGCAGTGGCGGCGCTGAAAGCCGGGCAACTGGCCGAGTGGAAAAGGGAAAGCGGCTATCACCAACGCTCAAAAGCGGAAACGGCTATGTCGCGATACAAGCAGCTCATCAGCCCGAAGCTGAGTCTGCGCGACTACAACGGCCAAGTGGCAGAGGCTTTGGCTGGGGTGAAGGTGATGAACAAAATGCTGGGCCTCGGCATGCCTGTTCGCCAGGTCAGTTAA
- a CDS encoding DUF6531 domain-containing protein, with protein MINNAHLCPSGCSLIMDEKMAEQVRIGILLLFSFFSFQLFADETVYLYQNKSYHSLGELEQAVKVETANRIGFGSRLPEQLRLVDTSNSKLEYQAFYNVEEDEPFIVFTPCSENNGACATEQDAVAEWINKNTSPSDGICPGATVTSVSNDGWSFSGWVTISADWYIGTKHAKHSINNYNAVQKYYKEIPLSFNQYDCQLNQRTISRDVHRYEAYKCPVSKIEAIFFEAPSTETGTPTCRVGGNEIAYVKQCKSPFEWEESSLDCVSYCPPNAPELDLALGVCKQHPGEAQPKACPAKVLDPIDADTGESVQPQRPDFVGGGSFPLSFTRNYRSFRLPYVKRPSQYPPPPDEEDKRVRYVQPAGYTGTSIPYWVPQERNGTVPPLGYKQWQNNYQSRLIAYPDASKVMLARANGDRHYFSLQADGVTYLPDNLTGDRVVKNDNQWTYTTSNGISEVYDENGRLMSITNQQGLTQALAYNAEGQLSTVTDPGGRQLVLAYDTESRLSTVTAPGGEVITYEYGEHGNLTRVVYPDNTAGDNTDNPKTTYGYSDADHPYALTRQEDANGDEYATWTFDASGRATGSRNFGGHREGTVSYANGNAVVTEANGHQRTLTFDDKGRLSSITGGNCGQCSSSDVASFTYDSKNQKVSETDFNGVETRYEYNSRGLQTKRTEAYGTALARVTTTEWHSDLALPVRITTPTKQIDYAYGARGRIESVTETDLLFPETPKRVTTYSYNEAGLLSGIDGPRTDVTDITTFSYDAKYDVKSITDAAGNATQITARDDNGRPTTIVDANNVTTTLTYDTRGRITSQTVGGYVTNFAYDNIGQLIQVTLPSGAVTRYEYNGARLLTAIADGQGNRIEYSHDVMGNLTQMDVKDPEGMLYATQRQLFDGLNRLVSVTDGLNQTTAFGYDAVGNRTSIKTPLLRETKQVYDALNRLSETTDAKQGKTAYGYDAANNLTQVKAPNGATTKYGYDGLGDLLSQSSPDAGITAFTYDEAGNQVSKTDANNVTVGYSYDALNRLSKIDYPDDSLDVTLSYDAGTNGKGHLSSVSDGSGSTTYGYNITGQVSSKTSIIAGKSFTLSYQYNGAGQLIGITYPSGRMVSFSRDNHGQIAGISETKDGASQNLLTGASYVPFGRAKAFTEGDGKITSKAYDLNGQVTAINVPGIYQSSLVYDADSNIAAISDAIRPATNQSFSFDELDRLTQGTGDYGTIDYSYDGAGNRLSKTANQSTQSLIYKTESNQLTGPYLHDSNGNRTQDNKRSYSYGAHNRLLEVVNDENGLKTTYLYNGLGQRVKKSNLFGDLYFIYDEQGSLIAEANSEGQVVKEYVYFEGQPLAMLVGEQ; from the coding sequence TTGATCAACAACGCCCATTTGTGCCCAAGTGGATGCAGCCTCATCATGGATGAAAAAATGGCAGAGCAAGTGCGTATTGGTATTCTTCTTCTCTTTTCCTTTTTTTCTTTTCAGCTTTTTGCTGATGAGACAGTTTACCTTTATCAAAACAAAAGCTACCACTCTTTAGGGGAGCTTGAGCAGGCGGTAAAAGTTGAAACCGCTAATCGTATTGGTTTTGGTAGCCGACTACCTGAACAACTACGGCTAGTCGATACATCTAACTCTAAACTCGAATATCAAGCTTTTTATAATGTTGAGGAAGATGAGCCTTTTATTGTCTTTACCCCCTGCAGTGAAAATAATGGAGCCTGTGCTACTGAACAAGACGCCGTAGCTGAATGGATAAATAAAAATACATCTCCAAGCGACGGGATTTGCCCAGGAGCAACTGTTACTTCCGTTTCAAATGACGGTTGGAGTTTTAGCGGTTGGGTTACAATAAGTGCAGACTGGTATATTGGTACTAAACACGCTAAGCACTCCATTAATAATTATAATGCCGTGCAAAAGTATTACAAAGAAATTCCGCTTAGTTTTAATCAGTACGACTGCCAGTTGAATCAACGAACAATCAGCCGGGATGTACATAGGTACGAAGCTTATAAATGCCCTGTCTCTAAGATTGAGGCCATTTTTTTTGAGGCGCCTTCAACTGAAACAGGTACTCCCACCTGTCGAGTCGGCGGAAACGAAATAGCCTATGTGAAGCAGTGCAAATCCCCTTTTGAATGGGAAGAGTCCTCTCTCGATTGCGTTTCGTATTGTCCGCCAAATGCTCCAGAACTGGACTTGGCGCTAGGGGTGTGTAAGCAACATCCTGGAGAGGCTCAACCCAAGGCATGCCCTGCCAAAGTGTTAGACCCGATAGATGCGGATACTGGTGAGAGTGTTCAGCCACAACGGCCGGATTTTGTTGGTGGAGGGAGTTTCCCACTGTCTTTTACCCGCAATTACCGAAGCTTCCGTCTGCCGTACGTCAAAAGGCCAAGCCAGTATCCGCCACCTCCTGATGAGGAAGACAAACGGGTCCGTTATGTTCAGCCTGCTGGTTACACGGGCACCAGTATTCCTTACTGGGTGCCACAGGAACGGAATGGCACTGTGCCACCTCTCGGCTATAAGCAGTGGCAGAATAATTACCAGAGCAGGCTGATTGCTTATCCTGATGCCAGCAAGGTGATGCTGGCACGTGCCAACGGCGATAGGCATTATTTTAGTCTGCAAGCGGATGGCGTGACCTATCTCCCGGATAACCTAACGGGTGACAGGGTTGTTAAAAACGATAATCAGTGGACCTATACGACCAGTAATGGCATCAGCGAAGTTTATGATGAAAACGGTCGCTTGATGTCGATAACCAATCAGCAAGGCTTGACTCAAGCCCTTGCATATAACGCTGAAGGGCAACTCAGTACGGTAACCGACCCTGGCGGCCGTCAGCTTGTCCTTGCCTATGATACAGAGTCGCGTTTATCGACGGTGACAGCTCCCGGTGGAGAGGTCATCACCTATGAATATGGAGAACATGGTAATTTGACCCGGGTTGTTTACCCAGATAATACGGCTGGGGACAATACGGATAACCCAAAAACCACCTATGGCTATAGCGATGCTGACCACCCTTATGCTTTGACGCGGCAGGAGGATGCGAATGGTGATGAATATGCTACTTGGACCTTTGATGCATCAGGGCGTGCAACGGGGAGCCGTAATTTCGGGGGGCATCGTGAAGGTACTGTAAGCTATGCCAATGGTAATGCTGTTGTTACTGAAGCAAACGGACATCAGCGTACGCTGACGTTTGATGATAAAGGGCGTTTATCCTCGATAACTGGCGGCAACTGTGGCCAGTGTAGCAGCAGCGATGTGGCCAGTTTCACTTATGACAGCAAGAACCAAAAAGTCAGTGAAACGGATTTTAACGGCGTCGAAACCCGCTATGAATACAACAGCCGAGGCTTACAGACCAAGCGCACTGAAGCTTATGGTACAGCGCTTGCGCGAGTAACCACGACCGAGTGGCACAGTGACCTTGCTTTGCCGGTAAGAATTACTACGCCGACTAAGCAAATAGATTATGCCTATGGTGCTCGGGGACGCATTGAATCGGTCACCGAGACTGATCTGCTTTTCCCCGAAACGCCAAAGCGTGTGACTACCTATTCCTACAATGAAGCCGGTTTGCTTTCCGGTATTGATGGTCCGCGTACGGATGTCACTGATATCACGACGTTCAGTTATGATGCTAAATATGACGTGAAGTCCATTACCGATGCAGCTGGTAATGCCACCCAAATTACTGCCAGAGATGACAATGGTCGCCCAACGACCATTGTTGATGCGAATAATGTCACCACTACGCTGACTTATGATACCAGGGGCCGTATCACAAGTCAGACTGTCGGCGGCTATGTTACCAACTTTGCTTACGACAATATCGGGCAGCTAATACAGGTAACTTTACCCTCAGGGGCAGTGACACGATATGAGTACAACGGCGCCAGGCTGTTGACGGCCATTGCCGATGGCCAAGGCAATCGCATCGAATACAGCCACGATGTGATGGGGAATCTGACCCAGATGGATGTAAAAGATCCTGAGGGAATGCTCTATGCCACACAGCGGCAACTCTTCGACGGCTTGAATCGCTTGGTGTCTGTAACAGATGGCCTGAACCAGACTACTGCCTTTGGTTATGATGCGGTGGGTAACAGGACCAGTATCAAGACCCCCCTGCTTAGAGAGACCAAGCAGGTTTACGATGCCCTAAATCGTCTGAGTGAAACCACAGATGCCAAACAAGGCAAAACGGCCTATGGCTATGATGCCGCGAACAACCTGACCCAGGTTAAGGCCCCTAATGGGGCTACGACAAAATACGGCTATGACGGTTTGGGCGATTTGCTGAGCCAGAGCAGTCCTGATGCTGGCATAACCGCTTTCACCTATGATGAAGCCGGTAATCAGGTCAGTAAAACCGATGCCAACAATGTCACCGTTGGTTACAGCTATGATGCGCTTAACCGTTTGAGCAAGATCGACTATCCGGATGACAGCTTGGATGTGACCTTAAGCTATGACGCCGGTACCAACGGGAAGGGGCATTTAAGTAGTGTCAGCGATGGCAGCGGCTCAACGACCTACGGCTATAACATAACTGGCCAGGTAAGCAGTAAGACCTCGATCATTGCAGGTAAAAGCTTCACGCTAAGTTACCAGTACAATGGTGCTGGCCAATTGATTGGCATCACTTACCCCAGCGGCCGAATGGTCAGCTTTAGCCGTGACAACCATGGCCAAATCGCTGGCATCAGTGAAACTAAAGACGGTGCCAGCCAGAATTTATTGACTGGTGCCAGCTATGTACCCTTTGGTAGGGCCAAAGCCTTTACCGAAGGTGATGGGAAAATAACAAGCAAGGCTTATGACCTTAACGGACAGGTAACGGCTATCAATGTGCCCGGGATATATCAAAGCAGCCTGGTCTACGACGCCGACAGCAATATTGCGGCGATAAGTGATGCTATAAGGCCGGCAACCAATCAAAGCTTCAGCTTCGATGAATTGGACAGGTTAACCCAAGGCACTGGTGACTATGGCACCATTGACTACAGTTACGACGGTGCGGGCAACCGTCTCTCTAAAACAGCCAATCAGTCGACCCAGTCATTAATCTACAAGACTGAAAGCAATCAGTTGACTGGCCCTTATCTACACGATAGTAACGGGAATCGGACACAGGATAATAAACGCAGCTATAGCTATGGTGCGCATAACCGGCTATTAGAAGTGGTCAATGATGAGAATGGTCTTAAGACCACCTACTTGTACAACGGTTTGGGCCAAAGGGTGAAGAAAAGTAACCTGTTTGGCGATCTTTACTTTATCTATGACGAACAGGGATCGCTAATTGCAGAAGCAAACAGCGAAGGTCAAGTGGTTAAAGAGTACGTGTATTTTGAAGGGCAGCCGTTAGCTATGCTGGTGGGTGAACAATGA
- the lipB gene encoding lipoyl(octanoyl) transferase LipB → MSSELIVRQLGRQPYQGVWDAMKAYTDQRGPESRDELWLVEHDPVFTQGQAGKAEHVLFPGDIPVVQVDRGGQVTYHGPGQRVLYVLLDLRRRKLGVRELVSHIEDAVVDTLAEFGVQSAPRPDAPGVYVGEQKICSLGLRVRRGCSFHGLALNVAMDLEPFLRINPCGYAGMEMTQLSQFKPGTGLNDVDPILVAKLAQRLGFDHWSHQDGLDFSS, encoded by the coding sequence ATGTCCTCTGAACTCATCGTCCGCCAACTGGGCCGCCAGCCTTACCAGGGCGTCTGGGACGCCATGAAGGCCTATACCGACCAGCGCGGCCCCGAAAGCCGCGACGAACTCTGGCTGGTGGAACACGACCCCGTCTTCACCCAGGGCCAGGCCGGCAAGGCCGAGCATGTGCTCTTCCCCGGCGACATCCCTGTGGTGCAGGTGGACCGCGGTGGCCAGGTGACCTATCACGGCCCCGGCCAGCGTGTACTTTACGTGCTGCTGGACCTGCGCCGCCGTAAGCTCGGCGTGCGCGAACTGGTCAGCCATATCGAAGACGCCGTGGTGGACACCCTGGCCGAATTCGGCGTCCAGTCCGCCCCCCGCCCAGACGCCCCCGGCGTCTATGTGGGCGAGCAGAAGATCTGCTCCCTTGGCCTGCGGGTGCGCCGCGGCTGCTCCTTCCACGGCCTGGCCCTGAATGTGGCCATGGATCTGGAGCCCTTCCTGCGTATCAACCCCTGCGGCTACGCCGGCATGGAAATGACCCAGTTGAGCCAGTTCAAGCCTGGCACCGGCCTCAACGACGTAGATCCCATACTGGTGGCGAAGCTGGCCCAGCGCCTGGGCTTCGACCATTGGTCACATCAAGACGGATTGGATTTTTCTTCATGA
- the lipA gene encoding lipoyl synthase encodes MSKTVRIEPGVKLRDADKMALIPVKVMPTEPKEMLRKPAWLKVRLPASTQRIEDIKGAMRKHGLHSVCEEASCPNLSECFNHGTATFMILGAICTRRCPFCDVAHGRPLAPDAQEPEKLGLTIRDMKLKYVVITSVDRDDLRDGGAQHFADCIKAIRKYSPEIKIEILVPDFRGRMDIALDILSETPPDVFNHNLENVPRLYKMVRPGANYEWSLELLKRFKERNPGIPTKSGLMMGLGEENDEIRTVMQDLRDHGVTMLTLGQYLQPSRHHLPVARYVPPAEFDELHDSAMDMGFEHAACGPLVRSSYHADKQAAGEEVK; translated from the coding sequence ATGAGCAAGACCGTACGCATCGAACCCGGTGTCAAGCTGCGCGACGCCGACAAAATGGCCCTGATCCCGGTCAAGGTCATGCCCACAGAGCCCAAGGAAATGCTCAGGAAGCCGGCCTGGCTGAAGGTCAGGCTGCCGGCCAGCACCCAGCGCATCGAAGACATCAAGGGCGCCATGCGCAAGCACGGCCTGCACTCTGTCTGTGAAGAAGCCTCCTGCCCCAACCTCTCAGAGTGCTTCAACCACGGCACCGCCACCTTCATGATCCTGGGCGCCATCTGTACCCGTCGCTGCCCCTTCTGCGACGTGGCCCACGGCCGCCCCCTGGCCCCCGACGCCCAAGAGCCGGAAAAGCTGGGCCTGACCATCCGCGACATGAAGCTCAAGTACGTGGTGATCACCTCCGTCGACCGCGACGATCTTCGTGACGGCGGCGCCCAGCACTTTGCCGACTGCATCAAGGCCATCCGCAAGTACAGCCCCGAGATCAAGATAGAGATCCTGGTGCCGGATTTTCGCGGCCGCATGGACATCGCCCTCGACATCCTCAGCGAGACCCCACCGGACGTCTTCAACCACAACCTGGAAAACGTACCGCGCCTCTACAAGATGGTCCGCCCCGGCGCCAACTACGAGTGGTCCCTGGAGCTCTTGAAGCGCTTCAAGGAACGCAACCCCGGCATCCCCACCAAGTCAGGCCTGATGATGGGCCTCGGCGAGGAAAACGACGAAATTCGCACCGTGATGCAGGATCTGCGCGACCACGGCGTCACCATGCTGACCCTGGGCCAGTACCTGCAGCCGAGCCGCCACCACCTGCCGGTGGCCCGCTATGTGCCCCCGGCCGAGTTCGACGAGCTGCACGACAGCGCCATGGACATGGGCTTCGAGCACGCCGCCTGCGGCCCCCTGGTGCGCTCCAGTTACCACGCCGACAAGCAAGCGGCCGGCGAGGAAGTGAAATAA
- a CDS encoding RHS repeat-associated core domain-containing protein has translation MQGNSNLSVEAGGKLIIQGTEQAPVLFTSSTASPGSWQGITVNGERSDGGDIQISYATIEYANYGVYFSQGAKADITHSVIRNNNVGLYYYGARTGGTVHSSQLYNNQSGVYIYGGYNYLADHPKPVITGNSIYDNSAYNYRVVFYRDTNKTVLDATGNWWGTTDLAVITGKIYDMVDDANSPLVDYRQMLQSENGDIVPGVQILGDIASETRWQADDVLVLAATKVLSGAHLIIESGTRVKFAKGAQLVVDKNARLSIVGEEGNPVVLTSDQQTPTAGDWKGILVNAENGAVTISNATIEYADKGVYLVGKKAKATITNSKIENNNYGVFVDGGNAAYDDHPVPVVTNDVIAGNNKYNYYTQSFSGGSSRTFNAKGNYWGTSDSAAIATSIYDNSDSSSLPIVDSGHARSSEKTDVVADAGPDKVGFGTVETLLPGSGSSNAAITGYDWQQYLGEPLTLVNSDTAQASFTTADVQNEKLYSFIFTVTDENGISASDKMNVVVKPFSEYNTAPVVAESKGVLVSANDAVSATLPASDADNDPLTYSWQQTGGEPVSLGSTDTDTLTFTAPEKTEDSVYRFTLTVSDGHYTVKRDLVVAVKARLSAAGTYYYHNDHLGTPQVMTDDKAAVVWQASYTPFGEANIAVETVTNNLRFPGQYYDQESGLHYNYFRDYDPDLGRYIESDPIGLNGGVNTYGYVGGNPIGYVDSLGLWPSRWFIYHQGAIYRNIPIPRELQEVLVKGQEYADSDPFQTGANSYRHGMRNKGQSKCEAMAAANEFIKEQYRKAWRLRTDGKIKDSLFEFSIGLHTLQDSTSPSHSGFQEWSDNPGRLAVWWHVARESAFYTPSQMDALNKITKDAWNWYEHGGLPRGGFFPSNDCGCQQ, from the coding sequence ATGCAGGGGAACAGTAACCTCAGCGTCGAAGCGGGTGGCAAGTTGATTATTCAAGGCACAGAGCAAGCCCCTGTCCTATTCACTTCGAGTACCGCATCGCCGGGCAGTTGGCAAGGGATAACAGTCAATGGCGAGCGTAGCGATGGCGGCGATATTCAAATTTCCTATGCCACCATAGAGTATGCAAATTACGGCGTTTATTTTAGTCAAGGTGCCAAGGCCGACATTACCCACAGTGTTATTAGAAATAATAATGTTGGCTTGTATTACTATGGAGCCCGTACAGGTGGCACGGTGCATAGTTCTCAGCTCTATAACAACCAGAGTGGGGTCTATATCTATGGTGGTTACAATTATCTAGCTGACCATCCGAAGCCGGTTATCACGGGCAACAGCATTTATGACAACAGTGCCTATAACTACAGGGTGGTTTTCTATCGTGACACCAATAAGACGGTGTTGGATGCGACGGGGAACTGGTGGGGGACAACGGACCTAGCGGTTATCACCGGCAAGATTTATGACATGGTGGATGATGCAAACAGTCCCCTTGTGGACTACAGGCAAATGCTGCAGTCAGAAAATGGTGATATTGTTCCTGGTGTTCAGATACTGGGTGATATCGCTAGTGAAACTCGATGGCAGGCAGATGATGTATTGGTGTTGGCAGCTACTAAAGTATTAAGTGGTGCACATCTCATCATCGAGTCAGGTACCAGAGTCAAATTTGCCAAAGGGGCTCAGCTCGTTGTCGATAAGAATGCACGACTGAGCATTGTTGGTGAAGAAGGCAATCCTGTGGTGCTGACCTCCGATCAACAAACCCCGACTGCCGGGGATTGGAAAGGGATCCTGGTCAATGCCGAAAATGGGGCTGTCACCATCAGCAATGCCACCATCGAGTATGCCGATAAAGGGGTGTATCTTGTCGGTAAGAAGGCAAAGGCAACAATTACAAACAGTAAAATTGAAAACAATAATTATGGTGTCTTTGTCGATGGCGGCAACGCTGCTTATGATGATCATCCCGTTCCAGTCGTTACCAACGACGTGATCGCAGGGAATAACAAATACAATTACTACACTCAGTCTTTCAGCGGCGGAAGCAGCCGTACATTCAATGCCAAGGGTAATTACTGGGGGACATCGGATAGCGCCGCAATCGCAACATCCATCTATGATAATAGCGATTCCTCTTCTTTGCCCATAGTTGATTCCGGCCATGCCAGGTCAAGCGAGAAAACCGATGTCGTCGCTGATGCGGGCCCAGATAAGGTTGGCTTTGGTACCGTCGAAACGCTGCTGCCGGGTAGTGGAAGCAGTAATGCTGCCATCACGGGATACGACTGGCAGCAGTATCTCGGAGAGCCATTGACGCTGGTCAACTCAGATACAGCGCAGGCGAGTTTCACAACGGCAGACGTTCAAAACGAAAAGCTTTATTCCTTTATCTTTACCGTTACCGATGAAAATGGCATCTCCGCCTCGGACAAGATGAATGTGGTGGTTAAACCCTTTTCCGAGTACAACACGGCGCCTGTGGTTGCTGAGTCCAAGGGGGTGCTGGTCTCAGCAAATGATGCGGTGTCGGCAACATTGCCGGCCAGCGATGCTGATAATGATCCCTTAACCTACTCCTGGCAACAAACGGGCGGTGAGCCGGTCAGCCTGGGCTCAACCGATACGGATACACTAACTTTCACAGCGCCAGAGAAAACCGAGGATAGCGTTTACCGCTTCACGCTGACGGTCAGCGACGGTCACTATACAGTTAAACGGGATCTGGTCGTGGCTGTTAAAGCCAGGCTGTCTGCCGCAGGCACCTACTACTATCACAACGATCACCTGGGCACGCCACAGGTGATGACAGATGACAAGGCGGCCGTCGTCTGGCAGGCGAGCTACACCCCCTTTGGTGAGGCAAACATCGCAGTTGAAACCGTCACCAACAACCTGAGGTTCCCCGGCCAGTACTACGATCAGGAGTCCGGCCTCCATTACAACTACTTTAGGGACTATGACCCGGATCTTGGGCGTTATATCGAGAGTGACCCGATAGGGCTAAATGGTGGGGTCAATACTTATGGGTATGTTGGTGGAAACCCGATTGGCTATGTGGATTCGTTAGGATTGTGGCCGTCGAGATGGTTTATTTATCATCAAGGAGCAATCTACAGAAATATACCTATACCTAGAGAATTACAAGAAGTATTGGTTAAAGGCCAAGAATATGCTGATAGTGATCCATTTCAAACTGGGGCCAACTCATATAGACATGGTATGAGAAATAAGGGACAGTCAAAATGTGAAGCAATGGCGGCAGCAAATGAATTTATTAAAGAACAGTATCGTAAGGCATGGAGGTTGAGAACGGATGGTAAAATTAAAGATTCATTGTTTGAATTTTCTATAGGGCTGCACACGTTGCAAGATAGCACTTCACCATCACACTCAGGGTTCCAAGAATGGTCTGATAATCCAGGGAGGCTGGCCGTATGGTGGCATGTGGCTCGCGAATCTGCTTTTTATACTCCTAGTCAAATGGACGCCCTTAATAAAATTACTAAGGATGCTTGGAATTGGTATGAGCATGGTGGATTACCAAGGGGAGGTTTTTTTCCTTCTAATGACTGTGGATGTCAGCAATGA
- a CDS encoding right-handed parallel beta-helix repeat-containing protein, with amino-acid sequence MMERVKKYIGYLTLGFLLCLINIEVSAETFTSNTTIAAGEHSYTDDLIVPSGITLTIESGAILRFDSGRKLQIDAGGYLIIQGTEQAPVLFTSSTASPGSWQGITVNGERSDGGDIQISYATIEYANYGVYFSQGAKADITHSVIRNNNVGLYYYGARTGGTVHSSQLYNNQSGVYIYGGYNYLADHPKPVITGNSIYDNSAYNYRVVFYRDTNKTVLDATGNWWGTTDLAVITGKIYDMVDDANSPSVDFSGLLASENGAPVAGTVLTKAIVVDTIWSATDGIIAQPIKVMSGSTLTIAAGTRFNAEGNSNLSVEAGGKLIIQGTEQAPVLFTSSTASPGSWQGITVNGERSDGGDIQISYATIEYANYGVYFSQGAKADITHSVIRNNNVGLYYYGARTGGTVHSSQLYNNQSGVYIYGGYNYLADHPKPVITGNSIYDNSAYNYRVVFYRDTNKTVLDATGNWWGTTDLAVITGKIYDMVDDANSPSVDFSGLLASENGAPVAGTVLTKAIVVDTIWSATDGIIAQPIKVMSGSTLTIAAGTRFNAGEQ; translated from the coding sequence ATGATGGAACGAGTAAAAAAATATATTGGATATTTAACCCTGGGTTTTCTGCTGTGCTTGATAAACATCGAGGTATCGGCTGAGACGTTCACTTCGAATACGACGATAGCTGCTGGTGAACACAGCTACACAGATGATCTGATTGTTCCATCCGGTATTACCTTGACTATCGAGTCTGGCGCTATCCTCCGCTTTGACAGTGGTAGGAAGCTACAGATTGATGCTGGTGGTTATCTAATTATTCAAGGCACAGAGCAAGCCCCTGTCCTATTCACTTCGAGTACCGCATCGCCGGGCAGTTGGCAAGGGATAACAGTCAATGGCGAGCGTAGCGATGGCGGCGATATTCAAATTTCCTATGCCACCATAGAGTATGCAAATTACGGCGTTTATTTTAGTCAAGGTGCCAAGGCCGACATTACCCACAGTGTTATTAGAAATAATAATGTTGGCTTGTATTACTATGGAGCCCGTACAGGTGGCACGGTGCATAGTTCTCAGCTCTATAACAACCAGAGTGGGGTCTATATCTATGGTGGTTACAATTATCTAGCTGACCATCCGAAGCCGGTTATCACGGGCAACAGCATTTATGACAACAGTGCCTATAACTACAGGGTGGTTTTCTATCGTGACACCAATAAGACGGTGTTGGATGCGACGGGGAACTGGTGGGGGACAACGGACCTAGCGGTTATCACCGGCAAGATTTATGACATGGTGGATGACGCAAACAGCCCCTCAGTGGATTTTTCAGGTTTGCTAGCTTCAGAAAATGGAGCGCCTGTTGCTGGTACTGTGCTAACCAAAGCGATTGTTGTCGACACCATCTGGTCTGCTACGGACGGTATTATTGCTCAGCCGATAAAGGTCATGAGTGGTTCCACGCTGACAATAGCCGCAGGGACCCGATTTAATGCAGAGGGGAACAGTAACCTCAGCGTCGAAGCGGGTGGCAAGTTGATTATTCAAGGCACAGAGCAAGCCCCTGTCCTATTCACTTCGAGTACCGCATCGCCGGGCAGTTGGCAAGGGATAACAGTCAATGGCGAGCGTAGCGATGGCGGCGATATTCAAATTTCCTATGCCACCATAGAGTATGCAAATTACGGCGTTTATTTTAGTCAAGGTGCCAAGGCCGACATTACCCACAGTGTTATTAGAAATAATAATGTTGGCTTGTATTACTATGGAGCCCGTACAGGTGGCACGGTGCATAGTTCTCAGCTCTATAACAACCAGAGTGGGGTCTATATCTATGGTGGTTACAATTATCTAGCTGACCATCCGAAGCCGGTTATCACGGGCAACAGCATTTATGACAACAGTGCCTATAACTACAGGGTGGTTTTCTATCGTGACACCAATAAGACGGTGTTGGATGCGACGGGGAACTGGTGGGGGACAACGGACCTAGCGGTTATCACCGGCAAGATTTATGACATGGTGGATGACGCAAACAGCCCCTCAGTGGATTTTTCAGGTTTGCTAGCTTCAGAAAATGGAGCGCCTGTTGCTGGTACTGTGCTAACCAAAGCGATTGTTGTCGACACCATCTGGTCTGCTACGGACGGTATTATTGCTCAGCCGATAAAGGTCATGAGTGGTTCCACGCTGACAATAGCCGCAGGGACCCGATTTAATGCAGGGGAACAGTAA